One Vanacampus margaritifer isolate UIUO_Vmar chromosome 20, RoL_Vmar_1.0, whole genome shotgun sequence DNA window includes the following coding sequences:
- the mtfr1 gene encoding mitochondrial fission regulator 1 has translation MNKHYERIEMDLSFGSAKPYGSTRSIVRRIASNLPLKPCPRVHFQLYPFGEDADVLRKKEHAVASLADVSWIDQEEDEDDEEEQEDESRPRKSRPPRGLAFRGRLPRPRRVRLTRRRSLPSLPQNPPDPQGPAAANDEAIQKIGALEMELAKLRAQIAQIVLAQEKSAQSDASTGSSTCPPPCSVGPPPPPPPPPPPPPGMQRTFSAMDLIKERRGKKTQGQTETKTQVEMPSMLDVLKDMSKVKLRSVKSQPANAGQGDNLKEPTDAAALIAQALKRKFAHTYPQHNQQGDQGDRVKHPAESPLFGQHMLRSTGKLKLV, from the exons ATGAATAAACACTATGAACGCATCGAAATGGACCTG TCTTTTGGATCAGCCAAGCCCTACGGGTCCACGAGGAGTATCGTGAGGAGGATAGCGAGCAATCTGCCTCTCAAACCATGCCCAAGGGTTCACTTTCAG CTGTATCCATTTGGCGAGGATGCCGACGTCCTCAGGAAGAAGGAGCACGCCGTGGCCTCACTCGCCGACGTCTCCTGGATCGACCAGGAAGAGGACGAGGATGACGAGGAGGAGCAGGAAGATGAAAGCAGACCTCG CAAATCGCGGCCTCCCCGAGGCCTGGCGTTCCGGGGTCGCCTGCCTCGGCCCCGGAGAGTCCGCCTTACCCGGCGACGCTCGCTCCCCAGCCTCCCTCAGAACCCCCCAGACCCTCAGGGTCCGGCGGCCGCCAACGACGAGGCCATCCAGAAAATCGGCGCGCTGGAGATGGAGCTGGCCAAGCTGCGGGCGCAGATAGCCCAGATCGTGCTGGCCCAGGAGAAGAGCGCCCAGTCAG ACGCATCCACTGGGTCAAGCACTTGCCCGCCACCATGTAGCGTTGGGCCTCCTCCACCcccacctccacctcctcccccACCCCCGGGAATGCAGCGCACCTTTTCCGCCATGGACCTGATAAAGGAGCGGCGCGGGAAAAAGACGCAAGGCCAGACGGAGACAAAGACGCAGGTGGAAATGCCAAGCATGCTGGATGTCCTCAAGGACATGAGCAAAGTCAAGCTGAGATCCGTCAAGAG CCAGCCGGCGAACGCGGGGCAGGGCGACAATCTGAAGGAGCCGACGGACGCCGCCGCGCTCATCGCGCAGGCTCTCAAGAGGAAGTTTGCGCACACGTATCCGCAACACAATCAGCAAGGGGACCAAGGGGACCGCGTCAAACATCCGGCGGAGAGCCCTCTG tttGGTCAGCACATGTTGAGATCAACCGGGAAGCTCAAGCTCGTCTAA